ataaatgagtactgctttaaacacactgataattttcatatttataataaatcaaCACTTACATGTGCTCTCAGCAGCCTGCTGCATAGACTGTCCCCAGAGGTAAGGTTCCCGGCTCTTCAAACAGTTATAAATATACGAGATAGCGGGAGTTGCAAGGTGGGCAACAGAACCTGACAGACCTTTCCCTCTTTTTAGGGAATCCAGCTCCTGAAGTACCACCCAGGGGATCAGGACAACAGGGAAACCCAAGGCTAAGAGATCATGAAGTGGAAAGAAAGCATTTTTGTGACTGTACATCCCATTACATGAGATAACAGCAGCCCTCCCTGGTTAACAAGTCatgttataaatattaataagagATTTTTTCCAGTGAAGGTTTTAAAATCATAATTTACCTCCCAGGCCATGAGATTTGATCTTTTTCACATAATTCAGGTGGCTAAGGAGAATGTTGGTGTCCAGAACGAGAATAAGCTCTTCCTGAGGAGCCTGTTTGCCTGTAACCAAACATAGTTCACATATAATCAATCATTTGTTGTTGAGCAGTCAGTGTGACGTAGGCCATATCCTCTAACTATCTTCCTGTTTTTAGAAGAAAAGCAAATGATTTTCAAATCATGTAAGTTTTAGGCAAATCAAGTTCAAATGTGAGGCCATAGCAAATCATTCATCTCCAACTTATAGTGCCTCCATGTGGTCATTTAAGAAAGAGTTTTCATTTCCACACAGTTAACAATATTTCAAGTGTAATTATATTATACACTTATACACACTTATACTAGCGTCCTCTTCTGGGGTGTCTATGTCCATACACGTCAGTTTTCCATAGCTCTGCATTACATTCACCCCCAGTCTCTTCTGAGAGCGAGCAAGGTGAAGTTCCTCAACCACTTGCATCTATAGaaggacacatttaaaaacaaacatagttTCTGCCATttcaaaccacagcagcaacaaactgAAGTCATTTACTTAAAAAATTCAGTCATGAAAAcaatttaatgaataaatgactGATTAAATGAGTAATGCTTATATTACCTGGTCACACCATGGCTCAGTGGCAGTACTGCTCACAGTTGGAAGCTGGCCTGACCCAGATGACCTCTTATCTTGTCCTTCAAGTGAAAAACTGGAAGTGCTTTCCAAACATCTGCGAGGTTGTTGGACATTTCCCTGTGTGCTTCTTACTGACACCTCAGAGTCAAGAACTTTAGTCTCATGtttgatatttatgtttttagaaataacatttttattgccCTCTGTGCTATCTACTGGCCTTGGTAGAGCTTTTTTTGGTATCTTAAACTTTTGAAGCTGAGGTGATGTGTGAGAACACATTTGTTGCGGAGGGGATGACCATGCTGCTTTGTGTGACGCTGATGCGACACTCCATGGGATTGAAACAACATTCTTCAGCACCTTTGAGCTACTTTCTGAGGTAGTTTGTTTGGCTAAAGCTGATGGCTGTTTTGTAATGGAGGGAGAGGGGATTTGTGCATCTGTACACAAGATCTTTTTGGCCTTACACTCCtcttcttgatgtttttggcaTATGTTTTTGACAGGCTCACTTTTCTTCTGCCTTGAAGAATCTTTGGAGATGGAGGAGGCCTTGCTTGGTTCCCTGGTCTTGATAGAGTTGCTGTCATGTTCTGGTCTCTGAGGTTCCTTAGCTCTGCACTTCTTCTTCGGTACATTGTACTTCTGTTCTTTCTGTTCAGCAGAAGCCAAACTGGGACTCATTAACTGCTTTTTTAATTTGGATGAGCTTCCCTGGGAAGACTCTTCATCCAAGCTGACTGTAGAGgtcttctctgttctctgaagAATTGTACCTGTAGTGCCTGAGGGTTTTGAGTGTTCCTTTTCCACGCTCTTACTTCCACTGACAGTATTATCTTTGCCTGATATATTATGTTTTGCTTTACTGGAGCTGTTTTCCCTGTAGATCTGCAGTGAGACACTTTTCGCTTTTGTACAGTCTTTATCCTTATTAACAGCTTTCTGGTCTGTTGCTTGTGTTTTTGCTACTCTGTAGACAGGCTTTTTGATCTGGCGGGTGCTTCGTAAATCATTAATAGCAGAGGAAACTGCACAGCtatatgcaaaaacaaaaaatatcacTGTCAGAGATGATTAAAAACATATCCATTAAGTGAATAAAGTGCAGCTACATAATATGAATTTAAACTAGTGATTAAAGGTTAAATATATAGTATCTAACCTCTCCTGACTCTTCAAGTCTTGATTTCCCTTGTCAGTTTTGCACTTATTAGTCTCAGCTTGCTCCTCAGATGCCTgtaaatttgaaaaacaaacaaataaacaaaaaatcacAATTTGTGAACACCTAATTAGAATGCAGAGTAAGCCCTTGGTGACATAATGTTAGAGGACATGCCatagttttcatatttttgttcatattcagcaattctttctctctctcaaagaTTTTTAGACTGGGAGTCATCTTTTCATTCAGTATGTGGGTTTACAAACTtgaatttatataatttaatctCGCTGCCACCATTTGCACTTATGCAGCTGCATATAACATAGTCACTGTGGTGGTTCAGGACAGGTCGATGCCAAACATGCTACATCACAgcttatttgcttttgtttcctctgacctttttcattctctttgGCAAAGTTTTTGCACTTTTGTAAGCAGTGGTTTTGCTATCGGAGGCTGACTTTGTGCAGTGTCCTTTACACAGTCTGATCAGTCAATTCATTGCCCTTTTCTACAGATCTTTGTAAATTACCTGGAAGATTAACTGGAAAGCACACATGTACTCTTGGGCCTTTATTTAGCCTTTTtaatgtgcttgtttttaatACTAATAAGATAGAATGAAGccctaaaattaaaaataatcatttatcaATCATTTTATCAATTATTCTATGATTGTTGGTGGTTGTTACGTTGAACAACACTGTATGTATATTAACATCATAGCAGACACATTCAAAAAGTTGGAGTATGTGAGCTTGTGATTTTCTTCGTTAATCAACTAATGTTTCAGCACAAATTCTTAGAAACAATTTGATGAAGTACTTTAATTTGTGAGGTACGGACTAGTTGAAAACATATAGATATAGATCGATTTTATGATATACCAAGAATAAAACCCACTGTCAGGTTGGGAATGTGTTCATCTTTCCTACTCATAGCAATATATGAGAAAAATATCTGAATGCATTCCCCTCACCTTCTCATCTTCTTCAACAGAGGACGAAGACAACCTCCTGCGCTTTCTCTTTTTAGactttttagacatttttctgtgaagagtacattaaaaataaaaagataaagtcGTCAGTGACTAATATGAAGAATTATTTAGATTTAGCAAGACACAACCTTCCTAGCAGTAATACTGTTTGTGTAGCTTGTACTGTTTGTAAAGTTATTCAACACTGATTTCcctgtttatatatatatatatatatatatatattcttataTCCCCCTGTAGCCGGTAACGTTAATAGAGCTTATTTCAATGTAAAGGTAATTAAGCAGAGATCATCTTAAATGAGGCATGTACTTAGGCTAAAACAGCGTATAATGTGTAGTTAGTCAACGAAACCACAATAAACCCGTGTATGTTTCAGGATATAGAGGGAAAAGCTGATGTTGAATTAAACAACACACGACACACAGTGACTAAAGTTAAACGTTACCGTTAGCTCATTTAAGCTAGCTGGTGTATCGTAGCCAACACAGCAGAACCGCCAACAATACGGACTAAtcctcttctttattttctgaaagGTTCAGGTAAACTAAATGAGAGGAATAAAGCAAATCTAGTAATGTGTAATTCTCAGTTAGAAAGTAAAAAGTGCCGACTGTTTCCGTAAACATCCGCTTCTCTTCcgccttttcttcttcttcatcgtcgtcttcttcttcttctactgatGTTTTTCTGCCATTTACACTACTCACCGCCACATACTGGAGAGGAGTGGAGCGGAGctattgtaataaataaaaacactgcaggaagTGTCCTGTGCTGTAGGAGATGATGCAGTCTGCATTAAAAAACTCCAGACTCCATGCATTATTTATAATGGAGGAGTAGACAGCACAAGGTCGGTCGGTGCAGTGAGTATCAGTCTGTGGAGGTTATCTCAGCCTCTTTTGCACAAATACAAGAACCAGTTCTCTACTACTGTATCTATTAATTTTCTCCAGTCTTCAGCAACATTACAGTCTTAGGTATTCTTATTTATAAGATATAATTAAGTCGTTTTTTAAGTGGTTTTAGTCAAGATTTTTTCAATCTTTCAACCTAGATGGTTCTTTAAATAGATGTTACATCAATACAAAGCCCAAGCCAAAGAAAACCTGGTGTCACGTTATGATAAGCTTTATACAGCAAGCTCTAGGCTTATGTGAGGGTTTTATAAATggttaataaatacattacaaacCTATTATCAGATAATAACACAACCTTTTGTAATTCTAGTTTGTGGAAAACCTactctgtttttaatgtgtttgtctttttagttatttaatttattaggACGTCTCATCCAGTGAACTGTTTcataactcacacacacaccgaatAAAGACATCTGGACCAAAATCAAGTCCAACCACTAATTTATACACAGTAGTCCTTTATGAAACCCACACTAAAACTGCATTTGTGGTTATGTGCCACATAGTGACACTGTAGTTCCATTTAGAAACATCCTGCCTTCATTTTCTCTTGACACACTGAATGATTAAGTAGTGGTGGATGGTAGGTAACTACACCTAACTGCAGCTGCATCCACCAAAATACTCTGCTCAGTGTCCTGTGTTGAACACTTAAATCCTACCTCAGTAAACAGCACAAAGCAGAGCTTTTAATGCAGCATgtctaccaccaccaccaccaccaccgggGATTCataaccatccatccatccattcatggTTTAAGAAACTTTTGAAAACTTTGAATGTGACAAACATTAGACGACTAACAGAGGAGCTGTGAATAGTTTCAGCTGTAGGAATAATCTCTAACCACTTCTGTGATCTCAGACAGGAATGATAACATGTAGGTAAGTGAGAGAAACAGTTAAACGCTCTGGGATTCTGTAGAGGAttgtatttaaaacaagaaacatCTTCTTATCTCTTTTGTAGTTCGAGGAAATGGAGGAAATTTTTCCCAGGCTTAGTGATGATAAAAAATCTGAGTTTCAGAAGTCAGAATTCAAAAAGACTGGTTCAGAAAATTACCACAGAGGGCTACATGTGGAAATAAACCTACTAGCATGAAAAACGACACACAACCTCCTCCTGCACAGTCCCAGCAATCCTACATACACATAGTGGTGTAGAAAAACTAAATGGCGTCATTTATTATGGTCTctttacatacattacatactgtatgaaagCCCACATGACAACGTATTGACTCAGCTTACAGgatatacaatataaataaagttgtattaaataaatacagtgaaacTTGCTCCGTATAGACAGTGATGAATGAACACACTCCAGATAAGTTTGACTATAATTGTAGAATGTAAACTCTCCACCCAGGTCAATCAACATCCCATTGAATTCCTTCAATTTTACACAATATGTCTGACATATTCATGTTCTCCCTTTGGCTGATTTCTACCGACTGATTAAAAGCCTAGATTCTGGCACAGGCATCTGTTTGTCTGCctttctatctgtctctctttcttccactgtctctgcttctttgtatctctctctctgttctttccCACCCAGTTCAAAGACATTTGGCTTTAATCAAGCAGCAGATTTGGACAGACGGTAAACGCttctgttatgtgtgtgtgaatgcgcacatgtgcttttgtgtgtgatCTTTGAGTGTGTTTAGGAGGGTCTTTACTCCACTAATGGGTTATCCAGAAACCTGAGCAGGGTGTTCTatgaaaatatcaaaatgttcttttgGTCATTTAGATAATGGGcaactactgtgtgtgtgtgcgtgtgtgtgtgtgtgtgtacagtatatgtgaggGGCTAGAGAATGTGGATGTGTGTAAAATTACAATTACCTGCAGAGtggtttcattttacatttcttttttacaagCTGAATAAGTACTGTGTTATTCACTGTAATTTTGAATGCATGTCTCCCCTGCTCTAGTACTAGTAACACAATCATCAGCACATGCTATAGTCCACATGACACTAGTTGTCAATCTGGGGGTGGGGAGCCACGGATAAATCCATGGGGTCACAAAATTATTATGGACAAGacatttggtgtttttctgttgcagttCTAAGTACTACCATCTCTTTCTAAGAAGTAATTTCACTCTTTCATTGAACTGCTCAAAACATGTGTCCACAGTGTAGCTTCAGTTTGTTGTATGATGATGTGCCACATGTACATGTTAGGAGGCTGGTACCTTTAAAGCTGTAACCACTAGTTTAAGTATAAACTACCGTTCAACAATAAACGTGTGTTGATCTTCTGTAACTATTTTAATAGgtgcaacacaaataaaattctTAGTATTGTAAAGTTATTCAGTATATCTGTGTTTCAACTGGTCAGTCAACTCAGATcctaaacacacagtgagattAATCTTTAGTTACAGCTGAAGATGGCTTGGATTTGAGGGTAAAGTAGCCAAAAATGTTGGAAACTACTGGTCTATTATATTAACCTAATAGCAGTTAGTataagagagaataaaaagcCCGGTTTCCACTTCAGGGTCATGAACAGTGCTGCCAGTACTTACTAAATATTTATACAGCTCCATTTCCCCTAAATCAAAAACTAGGTGATTCTTTCTACTAGTTGCCAAGAGAGATGACTTCTCTTCTTGGTTAGGATTTCACATAAACAAATGACTTTCAACCCCTGTCCTAAACATCTGGACTTGGCCCTGGTTCTAGTAAGCCCCACTTGGCTCTGCATTAGCTGTCAAAAAGTGGTGACTAATATATTGTGTGGCTCTTTGACAGACACCTACCTCAACAAATTCCTCGGGGCTCTTTTAATAGTCTGCTTTAATAATTGCTCATAGGAGAGAATTCCCAGACTATAAAGGGAAGATTGTTCAGAACAGTAATGGTGTTAATAGGGCCTCAAACAATAGCCTGTCATGCAAACTCTCAGGCCATAAATGCCTCTCATGCTTCTCTTACAGAAGTAGACGTCCAGATCAGTCTCCTAttttagttacatttattttggtctttttaaaCTATTTCTTAAAAGCATGCACACAATACTTTTTGATATGATTTGGAACTGACTGGTGACGATTGACACAAGTAAGGCTCAAGTGAAGATGGTGAAGAAAGGTGGTGCAAAACTGGTCTGATGAATATGGCAATTGTACAGTGATgaacaggaggagctggagctcTCCTTGCCAAAAGAGGTCCTACCAGCTGTGGTGACGGTGTTGATGATGAGCACGTTGATGGTTAACTGTGTGGTTGTAGTTGTGTGAATCTGTCTCTCCATGTCAGCCGTGTGAGAGGACGGCAGGTTCCAGCTGGGACTGATTGGTTTCAGCATCTTCACAACTCTAAACAGGAGAATCTGTTCAGATAATGGATGGAAAATAACCAGGGCTGTAATGTAGATGGTCTCTGTGCAAGCAGCCTATTGCATAAGCATCTCTGATGacgaagatgaagatgaagctGGCATGCAGGACAACTTGTGCAGTGGTTTGAGTGGTGATGAAGAAGAATCACGCtggagctgatgatgatgacggtGGAGAAAGCGATCATGACGTTGATGAAAGGTTTTGATGATGCTCACGCTTTGTAcggtaatgatgatgatgatgatgatgatgatgatgatgatgatagttGCATGTGCACAGGTGATGAGAGTGATGCTttgagtgatgatgatgattggtGGAACACAGGGAGGAAGGATGAAGAGTGTCACAGCTCCGGTTGCACTTGCACCGGTGGTGGGTGTGTCCAaggggggggtggagggtggtggGGGTAGAGCCGCTCCACTCCCCGCTCGCGCGCGCCCAGGAGTGGATGTTTTCATTCTGAACTTGAAGGGTCGCGTGAGCAGGACGAACCGGGCACGAGAAAGAAAACTCCTCCGTCTGGTCGCTTTGTTCCGTTTTTCAATCCGCTTGCTCTCATCCCGTGTCGGTGTCATGTCTGTGCGTCGGGCCGGCTTGGCGCTCCTGTGCGCGCTGCTGTCGCTGACTTGCGCCCGGAGGAGTTCACCGGAGCAGGAGGATGTTCAGGAGAAAATCAACAGCGCCAGATGCGCGTCCAGGTGCCTCACTCTGCACATGACGCAGCTCACCGCTGCCTTCAGACACCTCCAGGTACCTGCAACCATGTTGTCGCTTATTGAAGAGTGTTTGAGGTCAAATGTGGCCTCCAGTCAGCGGTCAGCTCGACCTCAGTGTGTTCAAAAAGAAatgatattattataaaataaaataaaatgaccaaGGACTTTGATTCCACAAAGGACAACACTTTGGTGAGTTGGATACTAGTTGTTGGACACTAGTCTCCGAATATAAGGACAAGCATGCTGCACACTGTACACCATTTACTCCTAACTTAGATACTTGTGCTGGTGACAGTCCTCAACTCTATATAGTCTTGATCCATCCAGATTAGTGGGATCAGCAGAGCAGTCACACCTGTCAAGAACTGTGTTGTTTATTGGGcacatatataatatagtataaatCCAGAGCATGTAATGAAGTTtgccattgttttctttttaatgcaaAGGTCTTTACACTAAATGACATGTTGTGCAGTGACTCTGGATCAGCTAAGAGGTTTTGTTATGTACAGTGGGAAGGCACAGTAGAGATCTCATTGCCTAAATTATTAATCAGGGGAAAGTTTGTGATCAAACCAAGGTGGTTTTCATCAAGACGTTTTGGACAAATGTTTATACTGAAGTTGCCTGGTGTCAAAAGGCTGAAAAATGTTAGCTTGTTGGTTTCTAATAGTCGAAACAATTGCTCATCACAATGAAATTGCTGGCGCATGTACTGTGGCCTTTGTAGTGAGGAATGTGAGATTAACAAGTTACCAAGTTCGAAAAGCCACTTATCGTTAACGGCTTCAACATGTGCATGCTATGTAGTGGGTGGGAAAGTCATTAACCACAGAGTTCAGCTTCAATGGCTCTATGGTGTGTAgaagtaagtgtgtgtatgtgtgtgtgtgtgtgaccacacACTGGTCCTGGTCCATGCAGAACAGACTCCTGCCACCTGTGCATTAATGAGGGTGGCCCCTGCCTGACTCTCCAGAGTGAGATGTATGTGCGTCTGGTGGGGTTAGTGGAATGAAGGTGTGAGGAAGGGAACACTTGGTTTAGAGTTTATGAAGTGAAGTGCAGTAGTCAGATTCAGAGCATCAAACAGTAGCGATGGAAAAGATGGAAATGAAACCAAGTAACTGGAAGGTAACTAGCTAAGAGGAAAGGCATTCATTATTCTTtgggttttttatttatagaacaAAAACCTATTGTGCAAAAACGCACTTGCAACATTTGTTTGGCAGCTTCTCCACTGTGAGGATTTCAGGGATTTCTCAGTTTTATGTTGTCGTTGTAGAGTAAATATCTCTTGTTGtacaaaataagagaaaactTTAAAGGTGTCACGTTGGACTTCTGACATGTGTAGAGAAATACTTTCTAAAGAAATAACAGATTATTGAAATTACCCtgatatgtatgtataaaatatgtgtAAGAGAAAGAAAGTCAACTCTGACTTCAGTATTGATTAGCAGAATAGCGACAAACAGGAAAAGTGTGGATGTGAGACTCGGAAGCTCACTTTAGGATATAGAGTAGGCGCTGAAGACTTTGTGTGTTGCACCAAAGTAAAAAGAGCCTCTACGCTGTGAGCAAACAAGGAAACAAGTTTCCTCTGGGCCACATCCTGGGGAACAGCATCACTCCCTGAACCTATTATAGGACAGTGTAGAGAGCACACAGAGTGATTGATGGATGGGAAAGACTGTGTGTTAGaggattcattcatttaaagaaCATAAAGTtcgaagtaaaaaaaaaaaaacaacccattTTGATAACAGCCCCAGCAACTATAACATCAGTGTTGGCAAATAGAGCTTTACTCATCCTCCACTGTCACCACactcagacacaaagacacacattgCTTCCTCTGGCTTCATGTGGGTGAACCCTGTGTTTTTGGCTCTttcttgttctgtgtgtgtgtgtgtggctggtgTGTAGCCACTAGAATGTGAGTCACCAGTTTTCTATTtacacctctctctctgctgcgtCTCTGGGTTTTCCACTACTTTCCCTTGTATGGTGTAATGGTGtaattatatgtgtgtgtgtgtttgtgtgtgtacacgagCATATATATGTTGGTATGTTGTCATATTCCCAAATTCCTCCTTGATGTAAACTCctaaaaataaggaaaaactCCAACCTCGGCCATGTGGAGCTGGATCCGTTGCACTTACGTGGTAGATCAGATTAGACTGCATGTCTTAGACAATCACAGGTCTGTGGTGCTGATGAGCGGATGGTTAGTGGTTTGTGCTGGGGCCGAGGGCCAGTATGAGGCTGAATGAGCTGCCTATGCATTCATGTTTATgcgcatgtgtgcatgtgtgtgtccgtgCTGCACTGCGGTAGGTAGCACTAATCAGCCCCCGAGGCTGGTCAGCTAACAAGTCACGCTCtgaaaaagagcacagacaacGGTCAGGTCAGgttgcacagagacagacagcgagATAAAGGCAGGTAGTCAAGCACAAAGACCGGCACGGTCGCTGGAAAGATGGGTCAGCAGGCAGGTAGACGCACAGACAGGTGTGACACACGCAAGTGAGGACAGACAACCGGACAAACTGATACACAAGCTTACAAGTGGACTGATATGCAGGGAGACAGGTAAGCAGAGAGACAAGCAGAGGGGTGGGCGATAGCTGGAGACAAAGGCCTGTTTGATTCACCTCAGAGATAAAGCTTCTACTTTTTTCTAGAGCTTTGTGACTGCCCTGTCATTCGATCGCTAGAACCTGGGATAGATGGTGATAAAGCTGCGGTGGTGTAGGAGTGACTCTCACCTGAAACCCGGACAAGAAATTTCGAGACAGTAAATCACAGCTGGAATGGCAAAGCATTGAGCGGCAGGGCTTTGTTCTTTCACCCGCAGAAAGAGGGATAGACAGAATGATTCTTTCACCACATCAAAACCATGACGGCATATTATATCTGATATGTGAGCAATTAAATCCACTCTTCTTCCCACCAGTGTCTGTTTTCATCAGCTGAGTCAGCTGAACATAAAGGAAAAGTTTGGGAAATATGTTGACAGTCTTTGCTTGGCCAGAGATAAGGTGATTAGTAATGGTTTGATGTCAAGTCAGTAcctaaatatgaagctacaacCAGGAGACAGTTAGTTTAACAGCTTAACCAATTGGTCAGACAGAACCTCCACCCAACgacttccttcttctccttccaaTAATAAGATAATCAGCTCATTTATAATGACCGAAAACAACATCAAATCAAGTAGAATCAGCGCACATGCAGAATGTTTTTACACCTGTAAAGGTTTAACACAGAGGCGTAACGTTGGCAGCTTGCGTGCCTCTGCCCACAGGAAGCATGTTCGGGCCTTAACCGCGTCTCCTGCGTTCACTAACGTGGCATTTAATGGTCCGATGGGGTAAGATTCGGGACCGTAATGCAACCACTTTGTCGTGACGCTTGTTGTTTTCAGGATGCGCAGCACCTCAAACACTAACGGTAATACATgtgcatggaaacacacacacacaaacacacacacgcacatgcacaagCTAATTAGGGGCTTCTGTCGGGAATGTTCTGACCTCAACGTGGACTTTTTGGGAAGAACTTTATAATCTGTTGAGTGGCAGTTAGTcatgacacactcacacaaatgaTCCACACACTGTAACTGTGTTTGCTTCTGGTCATCTGGGTGTGATTAGTGGAGTTAATGTTAATGCCTCGTGTTAAATAGACTTTCTACTGCGCCTCACCACAAACACtgaccacaacacacacacacacacacacgcacataaaatgcacacacactctctcttatATTAcgctctcacatacacactcacgTTTTAGCACTGCATGTGGCAGAAGGGTGATTtatctctcgctctctttcaaACACTTTAGggtgtgtgcagctgtgtgcgTGCACGTTGACCATGCACGCGcttctgtgcgtgtgtttttgtccctgtgtgtgtgattgtgtcactgctgctctcctGCCGGTGCATCCAGTAAGATCAGGTCGAACAGTGATTACTCTGGATTCAGCAACCATCGGAGCCATGTGGAAGTCCTTTAGTGCAAGTGTTTCGTGCTCTGTGGGTCAGTTCTCTCTCTGATGGGTCTCTCGTGTCTCAGGCTCAGACAGATTTCTCTCTTGGATCCCAGGCTTGAGGAATGTGTAAagactgtatgtttttaatgtcGGTGTGAAATCCAGTCATGATGAAATccatcattaaaaataaaatggaatttctgcatgtttttgtcctAAATCATACATCATATGCTGGGTTGGAGTGAAATCCCCTTGATATTTGAATGCGTGGTGTCTCGCTCATTACTGTGAGGATTTTCTGcctataaaacacacagtgttcGGAGCCCAAAGTTTTGTATGTCTTTACATGGGTTTGTAATCAAATGCTTCAAATTCAACTTTATCCACGGCCAGTCGTAGGCcacagtaaatgtacattttaaaatgctcttCATCTATGGATAAAATTCACAATCTAAGGTTCCTATTAAGAAAATAACCCAGAAGAATAAATTCCAGTCAGGCGGACAGCAGTCAGCAGAATTTATTGCACCCTGTTTCACAACTAGTACAGCACCACTCATGGCCAGTCTCCTCCCTGCTCCTATTAACTAatatttatttccatatttcaCCTTTTGTCTGTCTAACTCTGCTCTTTTCAACTTCCTCTCAGTCCTCCACATCCAATTTCTTCCCTCTTCTTCCAGTCCTGCTTTCTTTCCGTGACTTTTTCAACATGTGCAGCTGTTTTGCTGCAGccagactcacacacactccgAAGACCCTAAGAAACCCCACTTTGACCACCGTTTAATGGCCATACGGCACCCAGACCTACCTTAGCTGCCTTGATTTGCTCTGACAGCAAATATGTCCCATGAAATTGACTTGGGATGGGTGTGTAAATGTGTACGTCCATGTCCTGTGTGTGGCAGAGGGAGGCTgaagaggagtgacagagagcGAGGgctgaagacaaaaagagaaagagagcgtgAAAAAGATTaagagagaggatgaagatgTGAGGCCAGCAGGGGGGAAAGCAGCTTTATATCTCTACTGTGGAAATCTGGAGATGTTTAACTGGCCTCCAAACTGTCCTCAGTTCTTAGACTGGAGCATTTACAGTTTTCCAGTCCTCTTCTGTCATTTTTGCAGAAGTTGGCAACAATATGCAGAATGAAAAAAGACCTGGATGTTTTAAACGAAGGATAGAGAAGTGACAGTTTGACTCAAGGAGGCCGGATGAGTCTGGATGAGTAGCAACAGGAGTACGAAGAGGGACTGCACAGTGTGCGTACACAGATCCTCTAACGACTCTTCTGCatctgcttttctcttttgataGAGAGGGAGAAGTGTGGTT
This genomic window from Anabas testudineus chromosome 4, fAnaTes1.2, whole genome shotgun sequence contains:
- the swt1 gene encoding transcriptional protein SWT1; protein product: MSKKSKKRKRRRLSSSSVEEDEKASEEQAETNKCKTDKGNQDLKSQESCAVSSAINDLRSTRQIKKPVYRVAKTQATDQKAVNKDKDCTKAKSVSLQIYRENSSSKAKHNISGKDNTVSGSKSVEKEHSKPSGTTGTILQRTEKTSTVSLDEESSQGSSSKLKKQLMSPSLASAEQKEQKYNVPKKKCRAKEPQRPEHDSNSIKTREPSKASSISKDSSRQKKSEPVKNICQKHQEEECKAKKILCTDAQIPSPSITKQPSALAKQTTSESSSKVLKNVVSIPWSVASASHKAAWSSPPQQMCSHTSPQLQKFKIPKKALPRPVDSTEGNKNVISKNINIKHETKVLDSEVSVRSTQGNVQQPRRCLESTSSFSLEGQDKRSSGSGQLPTVSSTATEPWCDQMQVVEELHLARSQKRLGVNVMQSYGKLTCMDIDTPEEDASISKQAPQEELILVLDTNILLSHLNYVKKIKSHGLGALGFPVVLIPWVVLQELDSLKRGKGLSGSVAHLATPAISYIYNCLKSREPYLWGQSMQQAAESTYGLNGENNDDRVLQCCLQYQRLYPGCALILCTNDKNLCSKALLSGVKALSKNDLEAEAGKSRDVHHLLQKLHNPMLTHTNPQISSPSLRRTSESVQQHCQGRTGLSPGFMERDGQQLNEDKKTRWDLSRCVSELEDCLQEVLSDVLEAEMKAAYEDLWLEIVYVKPPWTLQDVLQCLKKHWIAVFGHIVPRRKQQTVLNLIDFFNSGKTMNCSALLVALQEANDLVKAFGKSSSRVPSAISVMDNIFNKLQSQGESPAGDVVMNDDDEDKQPTPAQVSHQEVWALFENIWSNVCQISLEVFKALGFDPHTMQSAHPVQGPLPPQEALACLHKLSSMVSQLLQAFSSVLSPAPGLEDVQSLLSVIHSNKIVDVDSRLTARDLLDCFSQQDYREKLRVGGNQLIEVKETLDRCVEATGQNIPFTT